AGGCCTGATCGGCGTCAATGACCAGGCCGTGCGCGTCGATCCCGGCCACGGTGCCGTTGATTCGGAACCGACGCGCCGCGGCAAACTCCACCACGATCAGCCCGACCGGACCGCCGACCGCCGGCCGGCCCAGCGGCCCGCGGGGGTCCGGCAGTGCCGCCACCTGCAGCGTCGCCCCGGCCGCCCGCAGGAAGCCGGGCGCCCCGAGCAGCGGCACCGTCCACAGCCGGCCGTCGGCGCCGCGGGCGGTGAGCACCGCGAACGTGCGCTCGGTCAACCACCTGGCGGGGCCACCGTCGAAGTGGGCGGGCCGCAACATGCCCGTCAGGCGCGCGGCGTCCTCGACGACCCCGGCCCGCTGCTGAACGAGCAGTTCGCCGGGGTGGTAACCCGGTGCGGCGGTGGTGGCCATGACTGCTCCCATTCTGCACTAACCTGTTAACATAACTGTAGCAGTTAGATTGTCCGGGTGCGGGCGTAGTGCCGGGCAGCCTTCGCGCGGTTGCCGCAGCCGGTCATGGAGCACCACCGCCGCCCACCACGGGTGCTGCCGTCGTAGAACCAGAGCACGCAGGCCTGGTGCGCGCACTGCCGGACGCGGTCCGGGTCGCGGGCCAGCAGATCGACGTAGTTGGTGGCGGCCAGCCAGGCCGCCCAGCGCGCCGGATCCTCCACCGTCTGCTCGGTCTGCACACCGTCGGCGGTCACCGCCTGACGGCGGAATCCCCACCGCAGCACCTCATTGAGCGCAGCACGCGCGGATCCCGAATGCGACGCCTCCGCGTGCGCACGGATGGCCGCCCGGGCGCGCAGCAGCGCCGCCTGCACCGGTTCGGTCGCCCCGCTGTCGATGCCCTCCAGGTCCAGCCAGGTTCGCAGGTCGGCCGGGTCGGCGAGTGCGTCGACGGGTCCGCGGGAGGCCGTCCACACGGTGTTCAGCAGGTCCATCGCCAACGGCTCGCCGGCCAGTGGACGCACGGTTCTCATGGCACCAGTCTAACCAGAAGATACGGATCGACAAGTTAGTTCCGACTTCCGACGTTCGGAGCCGAGCGGATAGCCGCTCAGCCGAACGGTCCGACTCCGGCACCGTTCGTACAGCGCGGCGGCGAAGCGTGACGGTGATCAGACCTGCACACGCACACTGCGCGCATGGAGGAGTACCGCGGCCGCAACCGTTGGCAGGTTGGCTTGCTCAGCGGTGCGCTCGCCGTCGCTGTGGTCGCCGCGGGTGGCGCGTACGCGCTGAGCCGGCAACTGTCCGGTGGCGGCACCCAACCCGAGGACGTGCTGCGCTCGGGCGCCGTCGCGCTGGCCAAGGTGGACCTGGACCCCTCACTCGGTCAGAAGCTCGCGGTCTGGCAGCTGAGCCAGAAGTTCCCGGAGGCGTTCAACGCGAGCAGCAAGGACACGGTGCTCTCCGAGTCCGTGGTCAACGCCCTGCTGCGCGGCACCCCGCTGTCTTACGCCACCGACGTCAAGCCGTGGCTGGGCGATCGAGCGGCGATCGCGGTGTACCCCGCCCCGAGGAAGGGTGCGAACCCCGAACTCGCCTTCGCGCTGCAGTACACCGACCTCACCGCGATGACCGCAGCGTTGCAGAAGCTCGACAACTCTCGGCACATCAGCTGGGCCACCCGGGACGGCTACGTGGTGGTGGCCGAACAGCCCGAGCAGGCCTCCGCAGTGCTGGCCACGGACGACGCGCACGCCATGAGCGCGCAGGACAGCTATCGCTCCGACATCGCCACGCTGGGCGGTGACCAACTTGCGCTGGGCTGGGCCGATGCGGCCGGGCTCAGCGCCGCGGAATTGGCCACCATCGCGCACGCCGCCACCGGCACGGGTGCGGATCTGCTGCACAGCGCGTTGGCCGCAAAGGCCGTGCCGAGCAGTGGCCGCATCGTCGTCGGCCTGCACGCCGACTCCAGCTACCTGGAGCTGGTCGGTCGCACACTCGGCGCGAAGGGCGGCGGCGTCGCGCACAGTGCCGGGCACGACCTGGCCGGGGCCATGCCCGCGGACAGTCTGGCCGCGATCTCGGTGACCGACGTCGGCGCCGCAAGCAGCCGGATCAGCAGCCTGCTCGGCGCCGAACCCGCCGTGGGCGCCGCGGTCAAGGGCCTGGACAAGCGCTACGGGCTGAACGTCAGCGGCCTGCTCGGCGCCATCTTCGGCAAGGAGACCGCGGTTGCGCTGGGTCCGATGCACGCCAAGACCCCGGATGTCACGTTGCGCACCAGCGGTGGCAACGCCAAGCAGGTGACCTCGATCCTCGGCCTGCTCACCGCCATGGTCGGCGACAAGTTCGCCAAGCTGCGGCGCACCGCGGACGGCTTCGTGATCGGCAACAACCCCAACGAGGTGAAGGCGGCGGCCGGCACCGGACACCCGCTGGCCGACATCGCGGCATTCAAATCCGCGGTGCCGGACGCCGGCGGAGCCGGCCTGGTCGCCTACGCGAACATCGTCGGACTCATCGCGCAGGGCGTGATCGCCCCGGCCGACGCCAAGGGCCTGGAGCACGTGCAAGCCGTCGGCCTGAGCAGTTCCGGCGGCGATAGCCCACAGTTCCGGTTGCGGCTCACCGTCGACTGACGCTGCATCAGTAATCACCGGAGGCCGTACCGTGGCCGAATGCGACCACGGAGCGTGCCGACCCGCGCCCTTGCGCTCGGGGCAGCGGCCGCGTTGTGCTGCGTGGCCGCACGGCCGGACCCGCACGCCGCCCGTCATCCCGCCTTGCTGTCCGCCGGGGTCACCGGCGTGCCCGGTGGTGCCCGGCTGACGTTGGGCCCGGCGGTGACGGTGGTCGACGACAAACCCGCCGACGCCGCGGCACAGCAGGCCTGGCTGGCCGGCGCGCGCCTGCCCGGCCGCACCGCCGCCGAACGCGCCGTCGCCGGTCGGGCACTGCTCGACCTCGGTTTGTTGACCGCCCCCAACGGCGCCACGGTGGCCGCCCCGTTCGGTCCGTGGGACCTGGTCTGGCCGCGCGATGCGAGTTGGGTGGTTGCGGCGTTGGCGGTGTGTGGGCGCGGGGACACCGCGCTGTCCGTACTGCAGTTCCTGGCTCGCGTCCAGGGCAGCGACGGGGCCTGGACCGCAGCGCGTTACTACCCGTCAGGTGCCCCGGTGCGGGACGGCCGGGCCACCCAGTTGGACGCGGTCGGTTGGGTGCCGTGGGCGGTGTGGATGTGGTGGCGTTCCGGCGGTTCCGCGGCGGACCTGGACACCCTGTGGCCGATGGTGCACGCCGCCGCGGATGCGGCCGCGGACGCGCTGCGCGCGGACGGACTGCCCGCTGCCTCGGCGGACTACTGGGAGTCCCCGGAGCGCCGGCCGACCCTGGGCACCGCCGCGCCGTTGCTCCTCGGGTTGCGGGCGGCCGCTGATCTGGCCGCGGCCCGCGGTGATTCCGCGGCCGGCCGGTGGGCCGTCGCCGCGAAGCGACTGGACGCGGCGATCGTCGAGGAGTTCGGCGCCACCGGCTACCGCCGCTACGCCCACCGCGGCGCGGCACCGGACAGTGCCGTGGCGTTCCTGTCCACCCCACTGGCCGGGCCGTCCGACGACGGCCGACTCCAGGTGGCGCTCGCCCGGACCGAACGGGCCCTGCTGATGCCCTCGGGTGGGCTGCGGCCAGGCAACCTTCCGCGGGTGGGCGGCGTGGCCTGGACCCCGGCCACCGCGCTGTTCGCCCTGGCCGACGCGACCGGGCCCGGCTTCGACCGGTGGTACGGCTGGTTGGTCGCGCACCGCACGGTGATCGGTGAGTTCCCGGAGAAGGTCACCGACCGCGGCCAACCCGCCTCGGTGGCGCCGTTGGCCTGGACCGACGCGATCGTGCTGCTCGCGCTGACCGCGCGCGATCGCGCGCTGCCCACGCCGCCTACGCTGAGCCCATGAGCGAGCCATCGGGTCTGGCCGACGCGGCCAATGTCGGACTGCTGAAAGTACTCGGCATCGTCATCGAGTCGGCCAGTGGCGAGGAAGCGACGATCTCGATGGAGGTCGGTCCGGAGCACCTGCAGGCCCACGGCATCCTGCACGGCGGCATTCATTGCACGCTGGTGGAAACCGCGGCCAGCATCGGCGGTTATCTCTGGCTGATCACCCAGCCGGGCGGCGGGCGGGTGGCCGGGGTGAACAACAACACGGACTTCCTGCGCTCGTTCACCGGCGGCCGAGTGGTGGCCACCGCGACCCCGATCCACCGTGGCCGCACGCAACAACTCTGGCTGGTGCTGGTCGCCGACGCACAGGGGAAGCCGCTGGCCCGCGGCCAGGTCCGGTTGCACAACTTCGCGAGTTAGGGACCGCCGGCCAACAGCCCCTGGTGCACCGCGCGGGCCACGGTTTCCGCCCGCGAGCGGGTGCCGAGCTTGCGCATGATGCGGGTCAGATAGTCCTTCACCGTATAGTGGCTCAGGTGCAGGCGGGCGCCGATCTCCCGGTTGGTCAACCCCTCGGCAACCAGCTCCAGGATCGACAATTCCTGTACGGACAGCAGCCGTTGCTCCGGGCGCAGAACCGCCCCGGCCACCCGCGCGTCGATGATCAGCGTGCCGGTGGCCACCCCGCGCAGTCGGCGCGCGAGTTCGTCCACCGGGGTGTCCTTGAGCAGGAATCCACCGGCGCCGGCATGCACCGCCGCGGAGGCCGCGGCGCGGTCGATGAAACCGGTCAGCACCGCGATCCGGGTGTCGGGGCACATCCGGTGCACGGCGTCCACCACGGCCAACCCAGAGCGGTTCTGCAGCCGCAGGTCAACCACCACCAGGTCGACCGGATGTTCGCGCAGGAAGACCATCGCGGAGTCGCCGTCGGCAAACGCGCCGGCCACGGTCATGCCGTCCCGCTCCAGCGTGCGGGTGAGCCCCTCGAGAACGACCTCGTGGTCGTCGATCAACACGACCGAGACCGCGCCCGCCTCCGCGGGAATCTGCGGATCCGTTTCCATGCCGACCGTCACCCGCCGAGGATGGCAATTAGTTGCCGGCGAGGAAAGGGCCTACCTCACTTCACCGCGGCGGACCGGACCGGCCCCCCTGAACTCTTCGTTGCCGGGGGCACCGCGGTGCGCCGTCGGACCGAGAAAAGTCCGTAAAGCACGGCGCCGACCAACACCACGGCAGCCACCGTGAGGATCATCGGCAGGCTGCTGCCGCCGCCCCCGCCGCCACCGGCGCCGGCCACTACATGCGCCGGTGTACCCGCGACGAGCGTCACCGGATAGGTGTGGTCGTACGGCTGCACCGGCGGCGAACCGGGCACGGTCCGCACCCGCAGTTCGAAGTTCGCCGGACCGGGCGCGGCCTTGCCCACCACTGCCTGGTATTCCCCGATCAGCGAGGTCGGGCTCAGCAGGACGAACTTCGTCGCCGGGTTGCCGATGCCGATGGTCACCGAGGTGCCCTGCAGCGGCGCGCCCGAGTCGAAGTCCGCGATGGCCACGGTGGCCTGCCACTTACTGCCGGCAGCCGGCGCCAGGGTGAAGTCGCGCACCAGGACGACGGCCTTGCCCGCGCTGTGCGCCGACGCCGGCGTGGTGCCCGGGCCGATTCCGGCGATCAGCGCCAGCATGCCGACGAGCAGCGCGACCACTGATCGCCCTGCTATCGCATGCGTCCTGGTCATACGTCAGCCTCCTCCGCCGAGCACCGTGGCGGCCACGGTGGACTCGATCAGTTCGTGCAAATACTTCAACAGGGTCACACACACCCCGATCGACGCGGTGCCCGCCAAGAGCACACCTGCGGCCACCCACAGCGTGCGTGGACTGATGCCCACCGCACCGGTAGTGCGTCGACGGGCCTGCACCGGGGCGGTGGCCACCGAGCCGCCCGCGCCGCCGGCCACGACCACGTCGTCGTGCTGGATGTGGCCCTCCTCGTCGAAGTGGACGCTGCGGGACCACATGTCGTCGTCATCGTCGCGGTCGAGGTCGTCGGCATCCTGGGTTACTTGCGCCTGCCGCGCCGCCTCCATCATGAGGATCACGCTGAACGCCGCCATCATCAGGAAGATGGAGATCTTGCCGTAGAGCACCAGGAAGTAATCCCTGGCATACGGCAGCCGGGTAACCGCCTCCCATTTCTGGTGGGAGAACGCGTTGGTGGAATACGGCGCCTTGTACGCGGTCTGCGTGCCCAGTAAAAAGAGCCCGGTGCCCAACGTACCGGCGAACGCGGCCCACATCAGCGAGGTCAGGAAACCTCGACGTACCTCCAAGGTGTGCAGCGTCAGCACCGACATCGTGCGGCGCAACCGTGGAATTGCCAGGAACGCCATAGCGCCCGCGAGCAACAACCACAGACCTGCCATCACGACGTGAAACTGCAGCAGGAACACCTCGAAGGTCTTGCCCTTCACGATGTACTGCAGGCCGCAGGACTCGCACCGCAGCTTGACCGCGTCGGTGATGTTGAGCGTGACGGCGACCTCTTTGAGCACCGTCTGCAGCTGGACGGCGGGCTTGTTCACCGTGCCGTGGAACTCCCACTTGCCGGGCGCGCTGATGATCCCGGTGCACCGATACACGCCGAGCGG
Above is a window of Sporichthyaceae bacterium DNA encoding:
- a CDS encoding CGNR zinc finger domain-containing protein, producing the protein MRTVRPLAGEPLAMDLLNTVWTASRGPVDALADPADLRTWLDLEGIDSGATEPVQAALLRARAAIRAHAEASHSGSARAALNEVLRWGFRRQAVTADGVQTEQTVEDPARWAAWLAATNYVDLLARDPDRVRQCAHQACVLWFYDGSTRGGRRWCSMTGCGNRAKAARHYARTRTI
- a CDS encoding DUF3352 domain-containing protein, with protein sequence MEEYRGRNRWQVGLLSGALAVAVVAAGGAYALSRQLSGGGTQPEDVLRSGAVALAKVDLDPSLGQKLAVWQLSQKFPEAFNASSKDTVLSESVVNALLRGTPLSYATDVKPWLGDRAAIAVYPAPRKGANPELAFALQYTDLTAMTAALQKLDNSRHISWATRDGYVVVAEQPEQASAVLATDDAHAMSAQDSYRSDIATLGGDQLALGWADAAGLSAAELATIAHAATGTGADLLHSALAAKAVPSSGRIVVGLHADSSYLELVGRTLGAKGGGVAHSAGHDLAGAMPADSLAAISVTDVGAASSRISSLLGAEPAVGAAVKGLDKRYGLNVSGLLGAIFGKETAVALGPMHAKTPDVTLRTSGGNAKQVTSILGLLTAMVGDKFAKLRRTADGFVIGNNPNEVKAAAGTGHPLADIAAFKSAVPDAGGAGLVAYANIVGLIAQGVIAPADAKGLEHVQAVGLSSSGGDSPQFRLRLTVD
- a CDS encoding PaaI family thioesterase; this encodes MSEPSGLADAANVGLLKVLGIVIESASGEEATISMEVGPEHLQAHGILHGGIHCTLVETAASIGGYLWLITQPGGGRVAGVNNNTDFLRSFTGGRVVATATPIHRGRTQQLWLVLVADAQGKPLARGQVRLHNFAS
- a CDS encoding response regulator transcription factor, whose amino-acid sequence is MTVGMETDPQIPAEAGAVSVVLIDDHEVVLEGLTRTLERDGMTVAGAFADGDSAMVFLREHPVDLVVVDLRLQNRSGLAVVDAVHRMCPDTRIAVLTGFIDRAAASAAVHAGAGGFLLKDTPVDELARRLRGVATGTLIIDARVAGAVLRPEQRLLSVQELSILELVAEGLTNREIGARLHLSHYTVKDYLTRIMRKLGTRSRAETVARAVHQGLLAGGP